The window ATAGAACGTTCTGCCGTCCCTGTCAGTCTTCGTCCCGTCGCCTTCTTTTAACGAAACATAAGCAAAGCGTGAGGTGCATTCCTGGCCTTTCAAGGCCTGTGTGACATTTCGAAAAGCCTCGCCCAGTCTGGCATGGGGTAAATGCACAAATGATCCTGACATAAGAATTGCGTCTACTGTCAATTGGGAGAAATCGTATGTTTCAAAATCACCCTCAATCACCTCACAGCCGGCATTTTGCCTGGCAAGATCGGCAAGGCCAATTGAGCGTTCAAAACCTATAACATTACATCCTTGCTTCTGGAGCCACACGAGATCTCGACCCGAACCACAGCCTACGTCTAGAACCAAGGCCCCATCGGTTAGCCTTTTCGCAAAAGGCCCCAGAAAAGAGGAGGGGTCTACTGAAAACGTCGCTTCATGATAGGCTTTGTAGTTTTCTT is drawn from Deltaproteobacteria bacterium and contains these coding sequences:
- a CDS encoding class I SAM-dependent methyltransferase, translated to MPDYYQENYKAYHEATFSVDPSSFLGPFAKRLTDGALVLDVGCGSGRDLVWLQKQGCNVIGFERSIGLADLARQNAGCEVIEGDFETYDFSQLTVDAILMSGSFVHLPHARLGEAFRNVTQALKGQECTSRFAYVSLKEGDGTKTDRDGRTFYLWQDDDLRRIFDRQGFSIINFAKDKSARGTGEVWLGYILEGNTGR